One part of the Schistocerca piceifrons isolate TAMUIC-IGC-003096 chromosome 7, iqSchPice1.1, whole genome shotgun sequence genome encodes these proteins:
- the LOC124805613 gene encoding uncharacterized protein LOC124805613, translating to MQSGSGPDGDNPMSTPEINKFTIAAIAMEATKFSYLLALSEPKYVENIWDLVTIDENNEYSLSKERLLTVSKESEECKIKKLLSRLKIDDMKPSQLLRKMRNYAGTNLSENALKTSLLNKLPSNS from the exons ATGCAATCAGGAAGTGGACCTGACGGGGACAATCCTATGAGTACTCCAGAAATCAATAAG TTTACAATCGCTGCCATAGCAATGGAAGCAACTAAGTTCAGTTACCTGCTGGCCCTGTCTGAACCGAAATACGTCGAAAACATCTGGGATTTGGTAACCAttgatgaaaataatgaatattCGCTGTCAAAGGAACGACTCTTAACAGTTTCCAAGGAAAGTgaagaatgtaaaataaaaaaactgcTGAGTAGGTTGAAAATTGACGATATGAAACCTAGCCAGTTATTACGAAAAATGCGAAACTATGCTGGTACCAACTTGTCAGAGAACGCTTTAAAAACATCGTTGCTCAATAAACTTCCTAGTAATAGTTGA